From a single Brettanomyces bruxellensis chromosome 7, complete sequence genomic region:
- a CDS encoding uncharacterized protein (BUSCO:EOG0926213Q) has protein sequence MLATKTLVGRTPVMASGRLQHFSRMMASASKVEEEDDVRFKVSGAARIISLNRARKLNALNASMCEKIIPRLVEFNRSKVADLIILKSLSPRAFCSGGDVIQCAKDNMANESQKAVNLFHKEYSLDYLLAVYGKPIVSLVNGIAMGGGVGLAVHGPFRVVCETTRIAMPETRIGFFDDVGTSFWLPKLDGNLGYYLSLTGDDLRGIDTLLCGFGTHYVPYDRFDGLVERLSSLQVKKLATGENDTVFYNKHQYYSLVNEAIEEFTSEIPTHHQFKYTPEQLNTIEKCFNPDTHESVAKIIEDLIADGSEFAISTAKKLEAKSPISLAVNWSLMLKNRKRTIYESLNNELKVAAKMMIDYKPNDFTTSVNARLIKKIPDSTNIKYKYPDLKSVPASVVDNLTSNEIFNPDLSSGEELEDKIAQLQNLNISQFTSCPVLIRNYQNYPYNMGLPTEKQVESYVKTSAGISGLGPSFSETLEHFQDEFKDRAGVTYKVKSILNRKTKHGSATDKALHWIE, from the coding sequence atgctagCAACAAAAACATTAGTTGGTAGAACACCTGTAATGGCTTCAGGACGTTTACAGCATTTTTCCCGTATGATGGCTTCCGCAAGTAAAgtggaggaggaagatgatgttcGGTTTAAAGTGAGTGGAGCTGCTAGGatcatttctttgaataGAGCAAGGAAATTGAATGCACTAAATGCTAGCATGTGCGAAAAGATTATTCCAAGACTTGTTGAGTTTAATAGATCAAAAGTTGCAGATCTTATTATTCTCAAATCTCTTTCTCCTAGAGCATTTTGCTCTGGTGGCGATGTTATACAATGTGCTAAGGACAACATGGCAAATGAATCGCAAAAGGCGGTCAATCTTTTCCACAAGGAATACAGCTTGGATTATCTATTGGCTGTTTATGGCAAGCCAATTGTGTCACTTGTGAATGGTATCGCTATGGGCGGAGGTGTCGGACTTGCTGTTCATGGTCCCTTCCGTGTTGTGTGCGAAACAACACGCATTGCTATGCCTGAAACGAGAATAGGCTTCTTTGATGATGTTGGAACATCATTCTGGCTTCCTAAGCTCGATGGAAATTTGGGATACTACTTATCTCTTACTGGCGATGATTTGCGTGGAATCGATACTCTTCTTTGTGGATTTGGAACACATTATGTGCCATATGATCGGTTTGATGGCTTGGTTGAGCggctttcttctcttcaagTGAAAAAACTGGCCACTGGAGAAAACGACACCGTCTTCTACAACAAGCATCAGTACTATTCGTTGGTCAATGAGGCGATCGAGGAATTTACATCGGAAATTCCAACGCATCACCAGTTCAAATACACACCCGAACAACTAAACACCATCGAGAAATGCTTTAATCCAGATACTCATGAATCCGTCGCAAAGATAATTGAAGACTTGATTGCGGATGGTTCGGAGTTTGCCATTTCCACGGCCAAGAAACTCGAGGCAAAGTCTCCAATATCACTTGCGGTTAACTGGAGCTTGATGCTAAAAAATAGGAAGAGAACAATCTACGAATCCTTGAACAATGAATTGAAGGTGGCagcaaaaatgatgattGACTACAAGCCGAACGATTTTACTACATCAGTGAACGCAAGACTCATCAAGAAGATACCCGATTCTACCAACATTAAGTACAAGTATCCAGATTTAAAGTCGGTTCCAGCTTCTGTGGTTGACAATCTTACTTCTAACGAGATATTCAACCCGGACTTGTCATCTGGTGAAGAATTGGAGGACAAAATTGCACAACTTCAGAATCTCAACATATCACAGTTTACCTCTTGCCCTGTTTTGATTAGAAACTACCAGAATTATCCTTACAACATGGGACTTCCAACAGAGAAGCAGGTGGAATCATACGTGAAAACTTCGGCTGGTATAAGTGGACTTGGACCGTCATTTTCTGAAACTTTGGAACATTTCCAAGATGAGTTTAAGGACAGGGCTGGAGTCACCTATAAGGTGAAGAGCATCCTAAATCGGAAGACAAAGCATGGATCTGCCACAGACAAGGCCTTGCATTGGATAGAGTAG
- a CDS encoding uncharacterized protein (BUSCO:EOG09262GWQ), with the protein MTSKHSLGYNPFIDVHNDNHKNKRLKLRLPPKFMKKPRILSLDEPLKPGSSKNYEHINKNSDLIINNEIQDDIRTDVDDVKTQRRDRDEDRRIKSSDFKKQTKASFENDTENYPFRTDIGQLNRSNFKRTKQNSESDDDKFMIKTEQKTDEELIQECEETEEIAYQEQPERVTQQKHSRKEKSVSPVKIESDDILESIEVKREGSCNNEVEKLDETKNGSFTRRSSDEGSSSQVPNTDSEDTNEEEDIPVQVRSELTLVAKSFPGLSHKYKLMDKIGEGTFSSVYKAMDLRDVTKKSFANVGWMSQMEYKRGHPLVALKLIYVTSSPQRILNELQLLHSLVGCPNVAPLVDALRYEDQVIAVLPYYKHADFRDFYRDLPLSGIRIYMRELLEALSFVHEKKIIHRDIKPTNFLYDPFTRRGVLVDFGLAERECVPDPSACPCVKGGLSNDEIPPENILPTTGYLKDDSRPGRRANRAGTRGFRAPEVLFKCPNQTTKIDIWSAGVMLLTLLARRFPFFNSSDDIDALTELTAIFGRDAMKKCARLHGLGFECNLPHLEYMHPFGSIVYVAVLLDAKEGDTFADDSPAWELLSALDKNGRPTDTPLGKDYAEALALLRECLMLDYKERVTADEALQLDFFTRHTADTDEVLLG; encoded by the coding sequence ATGACTTCTAAACATTCTTTAGGATACAACCCATTTATAGACGTGCATAATGATAATCATAAGAATAAAAGGCTTAAGTTACGACTTCCTCCCAAATTCATGAAAAAGCCAAGAATTCTAAGTTTAGATGAACCACTTAAACCTGGGTCCAGCAAAAACTACGAGCATATTAATAAGAACAGTGATTTAATAATCAACAATGAAATTCAAGATGATATAAGAacagatgttgatgatgtgAAAACACAGCGTCGTGATCGTGATGAAGATAGACGCATTAAAAGTTCTGATTTTAAGAAGCAAACGAAAGCGtcatttgaaaatgatacAGAGAATTATCCATTTCGCACAGATATTGGTCAACTAAACAGAAGCAACTTTAAAAGgacaaagcaaaattcTGAATCAGATGATGACAAGTTCATGATTAAAACAGAACAAAAGACAGACGAAGAATTAATTCAGGAGTGCGAGGAGACCGAAGAGATTGCATATCAAGAACAGCCTGAACGTGTTACTCAACAAAAGCATAGCCGGAAGGAGAAGAGTGTATCCCCAGTTAAGATAGAAAGTGATGATATCCTTGAATCCATTGAAGTCAAAAGAGAAGGAAGTTGCAACAATGAAGTGGAAAAGTTGGATGAAACGAAGAACGGATCGTTTACAAGACGATCCAGTGATGAAGGAAGCAGTAGTCAGGTTCCTAATACGGATTCTGAAGATACGaatgaggaggaggatATTCCGGTACAGGTTCGTTCGGAACTGACTCTGGTAGCTAAATCTTTTCCAGGATTATCCCATAAGTATAAGCTTATGGATAAAATTGGAGAGGGGACGTTTTCGTCTGTTTATAAAGCAATGGATCTTCGAGATGTAACTAAGAAAAGTTTTGCTAATGTTGGATGGATGAGCCAGATGGAATATAAACGGGGGCATCCATTAGTTGCACTCAAACTTATATATGTCACCTCCTCTCCACAAAGAATATTGAATGAACTCCAGTTGCTACACAGTCTTGTTGGATGCCCAAACGTGGCTCCCCTGGTTGATGCACTACGATATGAAGATCAAGTGATAGCTGTTCTTCCCTATTACAAGCATGCTGACTTCAGGGACTTTTACAGAGATTTGCCCTTGTCAGGAATTCGTATATATATGAGAGAACTCTTAGAAGCATTGTCATTTGTacatgaaaagaaaatcatcCACAGAGATATTAAGCCGACGAATTTCCTCTATGATCCATTCACCAGAAGAGGGGTTTTGGTTGACTTTGGATTGGCCGAAAGGGAATGTGTGCCGGATCCAAGTGCATGCCCTTGTGTCAAAGGTGGCCTTTCtaatgatgaaattccACCTGAAAATATTCTACCAACTACTGGATATCTTAAGGATGATTCAAGACCAGGTCGACGTGCAAATAGAGCTGGTACTAGAGGTTTCCGTGCTCCGGAAGTGTTATTCAAGTGCCCCAATCAAACAACAAAGATTGATATTTGGTCTGCAGGCGTAATGCTTCTCACATTGCTGGCCAGGAGATTTCCCTTTTTTAACTCATCGGATGACATTGATGCATTGACGGAACTCACAGCAATTTTTGGACGGGACGCCATGAAGAAATGTGCAAGGTTGCATGGTCTTGGATTCGAATGTAACCTTCCTCATCTTGAGTATATGCATCCGTTTGGCTCTATAGTTTACGTTGCAGTTCTTCTGGATGCGAAGGAAGGTGATACATTTGCTGATGATTCTCCAGCCTGGGAACTCTTAAGTGCGCTTGATAAGAATGGAAGACCAACAGATACGCCTTTGGGTAAAGATTATGCCGAAGCACTAGCTTTACTACGGGAATGTCTGATGCTCGACTATAAAGAGAGGGTGACTGCGGATGAGGCATTGCAACTAGATTTCTTTACCAGACACACAGCGGACACAGATGAGGTTTTGTTAGGGTGA
- the RPL30 gene encoding 60S ribosomal protein L30, whose translation MAPKVKKSTDTMNAKLALAIKSGKYTLGYKSTVKALRKGKSKLVIIAGNTPVLRKSELEYYAMLSKTPIYYFQGGNNELGTACGKLFRVSTLAVLDAGDSDILSAVQN comes from the coding sequence ATGGCACCAAAAGTTAAGAAGTCCACAGACACCATGAACGCCAAACTTGCCTTGGCTATTAAGTCAGGTAAGTACACCTTGGGCTACAAGTCCACCGTGAAGGCTTTGAGAAAGGGTAAATCGAAGTTGGTTATCATTGCTGGTAACACCCCTGTCTTGAGGAAGTCCGAGTTGGAGTACTATGCTATGTTGTCTAAGACTCCAATTTACTACTTCCAGGGTGGAAACAACGAGTTGGGTACTGCTTGTGGTAAGTTGTTCAGAGTGAGCACCTTGGCTGTTTTGGATGCGGGTGACTCTGACATCTTGTCTGCCGTTCAGAACTGA
- the RPL24B gene encoding 60S ribosomal protein L24B has protein sequence MKVEVDSFSGSKVYPGRGTLYVRGDSKIFRFQNSKTASLFQQRKNPRRLAWTVLYRKQHKKGISEVVQKKKSRKVVKHQRAIVGASLELIKERRALKPEQRKVKKAAAIKADKDKKKADKERRKADKARRIAAGGNISKQQARGAFQKVQPTSR, from the coding sequence ATGAAGGTCGAAGTTGACTCATTTTCAGGATCCAAGGTGTACCCAGGTAGAGGAACTCTCTACGTGAGAGGTGATTCCAAAATCTTCAGATTCCAGAACTCAAAGACTGCATCCTTGTTCCAGCAGAGAAAGAACCCAAGAAGATTGGCATGGACTGTTTTGTACAGAAAGCAACATAAGAAGGGTATTTCTGAAGTCgttcagaagaagaagtctAGAAAGGTCGTTAAGCACCAGAGAGCCATTGTTGGTGCTTCTTTGGAACTCATCAAGGAGAGACGTGCTCTTAAACCAGAGCAGAGAAAGGTCAAGAAGGCTGCTGCCATTAAGGCTGATaaggataagaagaaggcTGACAAGGAGAGGAGAAAGGCCGACAAAGCCAGAAGAATTGCTGCCGGAGGCAACATTTCTAAACAACAGGCCAGAGGTGCTTTCCAGAAGGTTCAGCCTACTTCTCGTTAA
- a CDS encoding uncharacterized protein (SECRETED:SignalP(1-19)), whose amino-acid sequence MLFYKALLSLYLFSGVTHGLPLPLQIFQKRNAAVVTKSGTTHVDTITDINIVTITATSCPEATNSVSTSSISHSSSAEANVLVAKDLSDTSTLKTITTSKEATSTSVVSVIVSDPDATDTPDDGLVHIVNVVSHPGALFRATSVDDPITTTYTSTNVPITTSTSEEIPSNYVVVSSTGTIVTYATSATSSTLSNGSVSKFITSSIVSSEPIISNVASSVSFSSINSAISSSIVTNSESSDPVSSEALVADSSSASLFPSLTYISDSIDLSVGSANIQTTTLQTSTTSYNKDSTSLTQDITSESSTAKVFISESSTKEESLSDSSSYQTSTPVSSIYEAATSSSSTYEASTTSTLVTSSTTDLVTSTSSSTSESSSSSGIGYVTGHPVTIVYSPYTNDSGCKSYDTVYSDLSLIKSKQISEIRVYGNDCNYLTTVLPIAAILGLKVNQGFWISSDGVDSIDSAVSDLISSVTSGNSGFDWSLFSFITIGNEAIISDYCTVDELISKIASVKSQLRNAGYDGLVTTSEPPVTFEENPTLCTDSEIDFVGINPHSYFDVYASADTSGDFVKGQIEIVQGVCPDMDVVVTETGYPSAGITNGKNVPSPLNQKIAIQNIFDIVGTNVTILTTFNDYWKQPGNYGIEQSFGIIQLLQ is encoded by the coding sequence ATGCTATTCTACAAGGCTCTCTTGAGTTtgtatcttttttctgGTGTGACACATGGACTTCCTCTTCCACTTCAGATCTTTCAAAAGAGAAACGCTGCGGTGGTGACCAAAAGTGGTACCACACATGTGGATACCATTACAGATATCAATATAGTTACGATTACTGCAACATCATGCCCTGAGGCTACCAATAGTgtttcaacttcttctaTATCACATAGTTCCTCTGCTGAGGCCAATGTGCTGGTGGCAAAAGATCTGAGTGATACATCTACATTGAAGACCATAACAACAAGTAAAGAAGCTACTTCTACAAGTGTCGTTAGTGTTATTGTCAGCGACCCGGATGCCACTGATACCCCAGATGACGGCTTAGTGCATATTGTTAACGTTGTCAGTCATCCAGGCGCATTATTTAGAGCAACTAGTGTTGATGATCCAATTACTACAACGTATACATCCACCAATGTTCCAATTACCACTTCTACATCAGAAGAGATCCCATCTAACTACGTTGTTGTTTCAAGTACTGGAACTATCGTGACATATGCTACTTCTGCCACTTCAAGCACTCTTTCAAATGGATCAGTCTCTAAATTCATCACTAGTTCTATTGTTTCGTCTGAACCCATCATTTCAAATGTTGCCAGCTcagtttcattttcttccataaATTCCGCTATTTCCTCGAGTATAGTTACAAATAGTGAGTCAAGTGATCCTGTTAGTTCGGAGGCTTTAGTTGcagattcttcttctgcttcattATTTCCCTCGTTAACATACATTTCAGATAGTATAGACTTGTCAGTTGGATCAGCAAATATTCAGACTACTACCCTACAGACTTCTACCACAAGTTATAACAAGGATTCTACTTCACTTACACAAGATATTACATCTGAATCTTCAACTGCCAAAGTATTTATATCAGAATCATCTACCAAGGAAGAATCCCTATCCGATTCCTCCTCATATCAAACATCAACGCCTGTCTCCTCTATATATGAGGCAGCCACATCAAGCTCTTCCACATACGAAGCATCAACAACTTCAACCCTTGTAACTTCGTCCACAACAGATTTAGTTACCTCAACCAGTAGTTCCACTTCTGAAagctcttcttcatctggTATCGGATATGTTACTGGTCATCCAGTTACAATTGTTTACTCTCCTTATACCAACGATAGCGGTTGCAAATCCTATGATACTGTGTATTCTGATCTTTCCCTAATTAAATCAAAGCAAATCAGTGAAATTAGAGTTTATGGAAATGATTGCAACTATCTCACGACAGTTTTGCCAATTGCTGCCATATTGGGACTCAAGGTGAACCAAGGATTTTGGATCTCTTCTGATGGAGTGGATTCAATTGATTCTGCTGTCTCTGATTTGATTAGTTCCGTTACATCTGGTAATTCAGGTTTTGATTGGAGTTTGTTTTCGTTTATAACGATCGGAAACGAAGCTATCATTAGCGATTACTGTACCGTTGATGAGCTTATTTCTAAAATTGCAAGTGTTAAATCACAACTTAGAAATGCAGGTTATGATGGTTTGGTGACAACATCTGAGCCTCCTGTCACCTTTGAGGAGAACCCAACACTTTGCACTGATTCAGAAATTGACTTTGTCGGTATCAATCCACATTCGTATTTTGATGTTTATGCCAGCGCAGACACTTCTGGGGATTTTGTTAAAGGTCAAATAGAAATTGTTCAAGGAGTGTGTCCAGATATGGATGTTGTGGTTACTGAAACCGGATATCCAAGTGCTGGAATAACTAATGGTAAAAATGTTCCTTCCCCTTTGAATCAAAAGATTGCtatacaaaatatatttgacaTTGTGGGAACGAATGTTACTATTCTCACAACTTTCAACGATTATTGGAAACAGCCAGGAAATTATGGCATTGAGCAGAGCTTCGGAATTATACAATTGCTTCAGTAA
- a CDS encoding uncharacterized protein (BUSCO:EOG09261W90): MAQSSVLRKRPNERKMESAEKQGRTDRSHSTTDGVSSTKPVFNEKESKRNAIIVRTIWTFIMLIIFFLIIGIGPFWIISAVLLIQVGVFKELISITTKKATNKDLRHTAYLNWYFLLTTIFYLQGRSFVRYSLENFIVSHYTGAIAINLLMNHKFISYCLYVLGFVFFVSSLRRGHLKFQFAQLCITHMILLLVVLQGYCIINNILHGIFWFILPVGLVITNDIFAYICGITFGKTQLISISPKKTVEGFIGAWICTTIMSVFLTFIFSNSAYFICPSANDVLVNCLSGVQCDPNPVFIRQIYRIPSYLSKIVGKDLIQIRPIYLHAIILSNFASLIAPFGGFFASGVKRACGVKDFGDTIPGHGGITDRVDCQFLMGSFSYLYYETFISTHQLNVGNLLQTVIINLSADEIVQFVKSLHSYLYKIGVIDEETFRKLNALI, translated from the coding sequence ATGGCGCAGAGTTCCGTACTTAGAAAGCGTCCGAATGAACGGAAGATGGAATCTGCTGAAAAGCAAGGAAGGACAGATCGTTCACATTCTACAACAGATGGTGTTTCTTCCACTAAGCCAGTTTTTAACGAAAAGGAATCCAAACGAAATGCTATCATTGTTAGAACAATCTGGACCTTTATCATgttaatcatattttttttaataattgGAATTGGCCCTTTTTGGATTATTTCAGCAGTGTTACTTATTCAGGTTGGTGTATTTAAAGAACTCATTTCTATTACAACTAAAAAGGCGACGAATAAAGACCTGCGCCATACGGCTTATCTCAATTGGTATTTCCTATTGACCACGATTTTCTATCTGCAGGGTCGCTCATTTGTGAGATATTCGCTAGAGAATTTTATAGTCTCTCATTATACAGGTGCCATTGCTATCAATCTTCTTATGAACCATAAGTTCATTAGTTACTGCTTATACGTGCTGGGTTTTGTCTTCTTTGTGTCTTCATTACGAAGAGGACATCTCAAATTCCAATTTGCACAGCTCTGCATCACGCATATGATTCTGCTCTTAGTTGTTTTACAAGGGTACTGTATTATCAACAATATTTTGCATGGAATCTTCTGGTTTATCCTTCCAGTTGGGTTGGTTATCActaatgatatatttgcCTATATATGTGGAATTACCTTTGGTAAAACGCAGTTGATTTCTATTTCACCCAAAAAGACGGTTGAAGGCTTTATTGGCGCATGGATCTGCACAACAATTATGTCTGTCTTCcttacttttattttcagcaACAGTGCCTATTTTATCTGCCCTTCAGCTAATGACGTCCTTGTTAACTGTCTTTCTGGTGTTCAGTGTGACCCGAATCCTGTCTTTATACGCCAAATTTATAGGATTCCAAGTTATCTTTCCAAAATAGTAGGAAAGGATCTTATTCAAATACGTCCCATATATTTGCACGCGATAATTCTTTCTAATTTTGCATCGTTAATCGCTCCATTCGGTGGGTTTTTTGCATCAGGTGTGAAGAGAGCATGCGGTGTCAAAGATTTTGGAGATACCATTCCTGGTCACGGTGGCATCACCGATAGAGTTGATTGTCAGTTTTTGATGGGATCGTTTTCCTACTTATACTATGAGACGTTTATCTCTACTCATCAACTTAATGTTGGAAACTTGTTACAAACGGTGATTATTAACCTTAGTGCTGATGAAATTGTTCAATTTGTGAAAAGTCTTCATTCCTATCTCTACAAAATTGGTGTTATTGATGAAGAGACGTTTAGAAAGCTCAATGCGTTGATATGA
- the RBG2 gene encoding Ribosome-interacting GTPase 2: MVNIVEKIEEIQAEMARTQKNKATEYHLGLLKGKLAKYRRMLLEPDPGSGGSKGFGFEVAKRGDARVCLIGYPSVGKSSFLSQVTKTKSETAAYEFTTLTCVPGVLNYEGADIQIVDLPGIIKGAAEGKGRGRQVVATAKTADMILMILDATKFSQQRQNLEKELEAIGIRLNKKKPNMSIKVTKSGGIKVNSLTTLKYLDTRMISNILKDYKIHNADVMIRDDLVTVDDFVDIINEKTIVYMPCLYVYNKVDAVSLEEVDRIAREPNTVVMSCEMSLGINDVVEEIWYRLNLARLYTKRRGQPPDFSDPMVVRANSTIEDVCDSIHRDFKDQFKYALVWGSSSKFGIAPQKCGLSHVVHDQDVVCIVVK; the protein is encoded by the coding sequence ATGGTGAACATAGTGGAAAAGATTGAAGAGATTCAGGCCGAAATGGCCAGaactcaaaaaaataaggccACTGAGTATCACCTTGGTCTtttgaaaggaaaattGGCCAAATACCGGCGAATGTTGCTGGAACCTGACCCAGGAAGTGGAGGATCTAAAGGTTTTGGTTTTGAGGTGGCAAAACGCGGAGATGCACGGGTTTGTCTTATTGGTTATCCATCTGTTGGTAAATCATCGTTTTTGTCGCAGGTTACGAAGACCAAGAGTGAAACTGCAGCGTATGAATTCACCACGTTAACCTGTGTTCCTGGCGTTCTGAATTATGAAGGAGCTGATATTCAAATAGTGGATTTGCCCGGAATTATCAAGGGTGCTGCGGAAGGAAAAGGACGTGGAAGACAAGTTGTTGCAACGGCTAAGACGGCGGATATGATTCTTATGATTTTAGATGCGACGAAATTCTCCCAGCAGAGGCAGAATTTGGAGAAAGAACTTGAGGCAATAGGAATCCGtttgaacaaaaaaaagcctaATATGAGCATTAAAGTTACGAAGTCTGGGGGAATAAAAGTGAATTCATTGACTACTTTAAAATACTTGGACACTAGAATGATTTCCAATATATTGAAGGATTACAAAATTCACAATGCCGATGTAATGATTCGTGATGATCTGGTAACCGTTGATGATTTTGTTGATATTATAAACGAAAAGACGATTGTATACATGCCATGCCTATATGTGTACAACAAAGTTGATGCAGTTTCTCTTGAAGAAGTAGATAGAATCGCAAGAGAGCCCAATACTGTCGTTATGTCCTGTGAAATGTCGCTCGGAATTAATGACGTGGTCGAAGAGATTTGGTACAGACTAAACCTAGCACGGCTTTATACAAAACGCAGGGGACAACCTCCTGACTTCAGTGATCCAATGGTTGTAAGAGCAAATTCCACCATCGAAGATGTGTGTGACTCTATTCACCGAGACTTTAAAGACCAATTTAAGTATGCATTGGTATGGGGATCCTCCTCTAAATTTGGCATTGCACCCCAAAAATGTGGATTAAGCCACGTTGTTCATGACCAAGACGTTGTCTGTATTGTtgtgaaataa